A stretch of Equus caballus isolate H_3958 breed thoroughbred chromosome 11, TB-T2T, whole genome shotgun sequence DNA encodes these proteins:
- the MINK1 gene encoding misshapen-like kinase 1 isoform X2 — translation MGDPAPARSLDDIDLSALRDPAGIFELVEVVGNGTYGQVYKGRHVKTGQLAAIKVMDVTEDEEEEIKQEINMLKKYSHHRNIATYYGAFIKKSPPGNDDQLWLVMEFCGAGSVTDLVKNTKGNALKEDCIAYICREILRGLAHLHAHKVIHRDIKGQNVLLTENAEVKLVDFGVSAQLDRTVGRRNTFIGTPYWMAPEVIACDENPDATYDYRSDIWSLGITAIEMAEGAPPLCDMHPMRALFLIPRNPPPRLKSKKWSKKFIDFIDTCLIKTYLSRPPTEQLLKFPFIRDQPTERQVRIQLKDHIDRSRKKRGEKEETEYEYSGSEEEDDSHGEEGEPSSIMNVPGESTLRREFLRLQQENKSNSEALKQQQQQQLQQQQQRDPEAHIKHLLHQRQRRIEEQKEERRRVEEQQRREREQRKLQEKEQQRRLEDMQALRREEERRQAEREQEYIRHRLEEEQRQLEILQQQLLQEQALLLEYKRKQLEEQRQSERLQRQLQQEHAYLKSLQQQQQQQQLQKQQQQQQQQILPGDRKPLYHYGRGINPADKPAWAREVEERTRMNKQQNSPLAKTKPSSTGPEPPVPQASPGPPGPLSQTPPMQRPVEPQEGPHKSLVAHRVPLKPYAAPVPRSQSLQDQPTRNLAAFPASHDPDPAVPTPTATPSARGAVIRQNSDPTSEGPGPSPNPPAWVRPDNEAPPKVPQRTSSIATALNTSGAGGSRPAQAVRARPRSNSAWQIYLQRRAERGTPKPPGPPAQPPGPPNACSNPDLRRSDPGWERSDSVLPASHGHLPQAGSLERNRVGASSKLDSSPVLSPGNKAKPDDHRSRPGRPASYKRAIGEDFVLLKERTMDEAPRPPKKAMDYSSSSEEVESSEDEEEESNGEPSEGSRDTPGARDGDTDSVSTMVVHDVEEIAGTQTPYGGGTMVVQRTPEEERSLLHADSNGYTNLPDVVQPSHSPTESSRGQSPPSKEGGGDYQSRGLVKAPGKSSFTMFVDLGIYQPGGSGDTIPITALVGGEGSRLDQLQYDVRKGSVVNVNPTNTRAHSETPEIRKYKKRFNSEILCAALWGVNLLVGTENGLMLLDRSGQGKVYGLIGRRRFQQMDVLEGLNLLITISGKRNKLRVYYLSWLRNKILHNDPEVEKKQGWTTVGDMEGCGHYRVVKYERIKFLVIALKNSVEVYAWAPKPYHKFMAFKSFADLPHRPLLVDLTVEEGQRLKVIYGSSAGFHAVDVDSGNSYDIYIPVHVLLVGCGQSGNTSLGPRRGNSSLPSPPQIQSQITPHAIIFLPNTDGMEMLLCYEDEGVYVNTYGRIIKDVVLQWGEMPTSVAYICSNQIMGWGEKAIEIRSVETGHLDGVFMHKRAQRLKFLCERNDKVFFASVRSGGSSQVYFMTLNRNCIMNW, via the exons GACCCTGCTGGAATCTTTGAACTGGTGGAGGTGGTCGGCAATGGAACCTACGGACAGGTGTACAAG GGTCGGCATGTCAAGACTGGGCAGCTGGCTGCCATCAAGGTCATGGATGTCACGGAG gatgaggaggaggagatcaAACAGGAGATCAACATGTTGAAAAAATATTCTCACCACCGCAACATTGCCACCTACTATGGGGCTTTTATCAAGAAGAGCCCCCCTGGAAACGACGACCAGCTCTGG CTGGTGATGGAGTTCTGTGGTGCTGGCTCTGTGACGGACCTGGTAAAGAACACCAAAGGAAACGCCCTGAAGGAGGACTGCATCGCCTACATCTGCAGGGAGATTCTCCGG GGTCTGGCCCACCTCCACGCCCACAAGGTGATCCACCGAGACATCAAGGGGCAGAACGTCCTGCTGACAGAGAATGCTGAGGTCAAGCTAG TGGATTTTGGGGTGAGTGCTCAGCTGGACCGCACCGTGGGCAGGCGGAACACTTTCATTGGGACCCCCTACTGGATGGCCCCGGAGGTCATCGCCTGTGATGAGAACCCCGATGCCACCTACGATTACAGG AGTGACATTTGGTCCCTAGGAATCACAGCCATCGAGATGGCAGAGGGAGCCCCCC CTCTGTGTGACATGCACCCTATGCGAGCCCTCTTCCTCATCCCTCGGAACCCACCACCCAGACTCAAGTCTAAGAAATG GTCTAAGAAGTTCATCGACTTCATTGACACATGTCTCATCAAGACATACCTGAGCCGCCCACCGACAGAGCAGCTGCTGAAGTTCCCCTTCATCCGCGACCAGCCCACGGAGCGGCAGGTCCGCATCCAGCTCAAGGACCACATCGACCGATCCCGGAAGAAACGAGGCGAGAAGG AGGAGACAGAATACGAGTACAGCGGCAGCGAAGAGGAAGATGACAGCcatggagaggaaggagagccAAG CTCCATCATGAACGTGCCCGGGGAGTCGACCCTGCGCAGGGAATTTCTCCGGCTCCAGCAGGAGAATAAGAGCAATTCAGAGGCtctaaagcagcagcagcagcagcagctgcagcagcagcaacagcgaGACCCCGAGGCGCACATCAAACACCTCCTGCACCAGCGGCAGCGCCGCATCGAGGAGCAGAAGGAGGAGCGGCGGCGCGTCGAGGAG CAACAGCGGCGGGAGCGGGAGCAGCGGAAGCTGCAGGAGAAGGAGCAGCAGCGGCGGCTGGAGGACATGCAGGCCCTGCGGCGTGAGGAGGAGCGGCGGCAGGCCGAGCGGGAGCAG GAATATATCCGTCACAGGCTAGAGGAGGAGCAGCGACAGCTCGAGATCCTTCAGCAACAGCTGCTCCAGGAACAGGCCCTACTGCTG GAATACAAGCGGAAGCAGCTGGAAGAGCAGCGGCAGTCAGAGCGTCTCCAGAGGCAGCTGCAGCAGGAGCATGCCTACCTCAAGtccctgcagcagcagcagcagcagcagcaacttcagaagcagcagcagcagcagcagcagcaaatccTGCCCGGGGACAGGAAGCCCCTGTATCATTATGGTCGGGGCATTAACCCCGCTGACAAACCAGCCTGGGCCCGAGAG GTAGAAGAGAGGACGAGGATGAACAAACAGCAGAACTCTCCCTTGGCCAAGACCAAGCCAAGCAGCACAGGGCCTGAGCCCCCTGTCCCCCAGGCCTCCCCTGGGCCCCCAGGACCCCTGTCCCAAACTCCTCCTATGCAGAGGCCGGTGGAGCCCCAGGAGGGACCACACAAG AGCCTGGTGGCACACCGGGTCCCACTGAAGCCATATGCAGCGCCTGTACCCCGATCCCAGTCCCTGCAGGACCAGCCCACCAGAAACCTGGCTGCCTTCCCAGCCTCTCACGACCCCGACCCTGCTGTCCCCACACCCACCGCCACGCCCAGCGCCCGAGGAGCTGTCATCCGCCAGAATTCAGACCCCACCTCCGAAGGGCCTGGCCCCAGCCCGAACCCCCCAGCCTGGGTCCGGCCAGATAATGAGGCCCCACCCAAG gTGCCTCAGAGGACCTCATCTATTGCCACTGCCCTTAACACCAGTGGGGCCGGAGGGTCCCGGCCAGCTCAGGCTGTCCGTGCCAG ACCTCGCAGCAACTCCGCCTGGCAAATCTATCTGCAAAGGCGGGCAGAGCGGGGAACCCCCAAGCCTCCAGGGCCCCCTGCTCAGCCCCCTGGCCCGCCCAACGCCTGTAG TAACCCCGACCTCAGGAGGAGTGACCCTGGCTGGGAGCGATCAGACAGTGTCCTCCCAGCCTCTCATGGGCACCTCCCCCAGGCTGGTTCACTGGAGCGGAACCGTGTGGGAG CTTCCTCCAAACTGGACAGCTCCCCAGTGCTCTCCCCTGGGAACAAAGCCAAGCCTGATGACCACCGCTCACGGCCAGGCCGGCCTGCA AGCTATAAGCGAGCCATTGGTGAG GATTTTGTGTTGCTGAAAGAGCGGACCATGGACGAGGCCCCCCGGCCTCCCAAGAAGGCCATGGACTACTCTTCATCCAGTGAGGAAGTGGAGAGCAgtgaggacgaggaggaggaaaGCAACGGCGAACCATCAGAGGGGAGCAGAGATACCCCTGGGGCCCG CGATGGAGACACAGACAGCGTCAGCACCATGGTGGTCCACGACGTGGAGGAGATAGCCGGGACCCAGACCCCCTATGGGGGCGGGACTATGGTGGTCCAGCGT ACTCCTGAAGAGGAGCGAAGCCTGCTGCACGCCGACAGCAACGGTTACACAAACCTGCCGGATGTGGTCCAGCCCAGCCACTCACCCACCGAGAGCAGCAGAGGTCAAAGCCCCCCCTCAAAGGAGGGAGGCGGCGAC TACCAGTCTCGAGGGCTTGTAAAGGCCCCTGGCAAGAGCTCCTTCACGATGTTTGTGGACCTAGGGATCTACCAGCCTGGAGGCAGTGGGGACACCATCCCTATCACAG CCCTAGTGGGTGGAGAGGGCAGTCGGCTCGATCAGCTACAATATGATGTGCGGAAAGGCTCTGTGGTCAACGTGAACCCCACCAATACCCGGGCCCACAGTGAAACCCCCGAGATTCGGAAGTACAAGAAGCGCTTCAATTCCGAGATCCTCTGTGCAGCCCTTTGGG GGGTCAACCTGCTGGTGGGCACCGAGAACGGGCTGATGTTGCTGGACCGAAGTGGGCAGGGCAAGGTGTATGGACTCATCGGGCGGCGACGCTTCCAGCAAATGGATGTGCTGGAAGGACTCAACTTGCTCATCACCATCTCAG ggaaaaggaacaaactgcGGGTGTATTACCTGTCCTGGCTCCGGAACAAGATTCTGCACAATGACCCAGAAGTGGAGAAGAAGCAGGGCTGGACCACCGTGGGGGACATGGAGGGCTGCGGGCACTACCGCGTTG TGAAATATGAACGCATTAAGTTCCTGGTCATCGCCCTGAAGAACTCCGTGGAGGTGTATGCCTGGGCCCCCAAACCCTACCACAAATTCATGGCCTTCAAG tCCTTCGCTGACCTCCCTCACCGCCCTCTGCTGGTTGACTTGACCGTAGAGGAGGGACAGCGGCTCAAGGTCATCTATGGCTCCAGTGCTGGCTTCCATGCTGTGGATGTTGACTCGGGGAACAGCTATGACATCTACATCCCTGTGCATGTACTTTTGGTGGGCTGTGGGCAGAGTGGGAACACCAGTCTGGGCCCCAGACGTGGGAACTCCAgcctgccttctcctccccagATCCAGAGCCAGATCACACCCCATGCCATCATCTTCCTCCCCAACACCGATGGCATGGAGATGCTACTGTGCTATGAGGACGAGGGCGTCTACGTCAACACATATGGGCGGATCATTAAGGATGTGGTGCTGCAGTGGGGGGAGATGCCCACTTCTGTGG CCTACATCTGCTCCAACCAGATAATGGGCTGGGGTGAGAAAGCCATTGAGATCCGCTCCGTGGAGACGGGCCACCTGGATGGGGTCTTCATGCACAAACGAGCCCAGAGGCTCAAGTTCCTGTGTGAGCGGAATGACAAG GTGTTTTTTGCCTCAGTCCGCTCCGGGGGCAGCAGCCAAGTTTACTTCATGACTCTGAACCGTAACTGCATCATGAACTGGTGA
- the MINK1 gene encoding misshapen-like kinase 1 isoform X7, with amino-acid sequence MGDPAPARSLDDIDLSALRDPAGIFELVEVVGNGTYGQVYKGRHVKTGQLAAIKVMDVTEDEEEEIKQEINMLKKYSHHRNIATYYGAFIKKSPPGNDDQLWLVMEFCGAGSVTDLVKNTKGNALKEDCIAYICREILRGLAHLHAHKVIHRDIKGQNVLLTENAEVKLVDFGVSAQLDRTVGRRNTFIGTPYWMAPEVIACDENPDATYDYRSDIWSLGITAIEMAEGAPPLCDMHPMRALFLIPRNPPPRLKSKKWSKKFIDFIDTCLIKTYLSRPPTEQLLKFPFIRDQPTERQVRIQLKDHIDRSRKKRGEKEETEYEYSGSEEEDDSHGEEGEPSSIMNVPGESTLRREFLRLQQENKSNSEALKQQQQQQLQQQQQRDPEAHIKHLLHQRQRRIEEQKEERRRVEEQQRREREQRKLQEKEQQRRLEDMQALRREEERRQAEREQEYIRHRLEEEQRQLEILQQQLLQEQALLLEYKRKQLEEQRQSERLQRQLQQEHAYLKSLQQQQQQQQLQKQQQQQQQQILPGDRKPLYHYGRGINPADKPAWAREVEERTRMNKQQNSPLAKTKPSSTGPEPPVPQASPGPPGPLSQTPPMQRPVEPQEGPHKSLVAHRVPLKPYAAPVPRSQSLQDQPTRNLAAFPASHDPDPAVPTPTATPSARGAVIRQNSDPTSEGPGPSPNPPAWVRPDNEAPPKVPQRTSSIATALNTSGAGGSRPAQAVRARPRSNSAWQIYLQRRAERGTPKPPGPPAQPPGPPNACSNPDLRRSDPGWERSDSVLPASHGHLPQAGSLERNRVGASSKLDSSPVLSPGNKAKPDDHRSRPGRPASYKRAIGEDFVLLKERTMDEAPRPPKKAMDYSSSSEEVESSEDEEEESNGEPSEGSRDTPGARDGDTDSVSTMVVHDVEEIAGTQTPYGGGTMVVQRTPEEERSLLHADSNGYTNLPDVVQPSHSPTESSRGQSPPSKEGGGDYQSRGLVKAPGKSSFTMFVDLGIYQPGGSGDTIPITALVGGEGSRLDQLQYDVRKGSVVNVNPTNTRAHSETPEIRKYKKRFNSEILCAALWGVNLLVGTENGLMLLDRSGQGKVYGLIGRRRFQQMDVLEGLNLLITISGKRNKLRVYYLSWLRNKILHNDPEVEKKQGWTTVGDMEGCGHYRVVKYERIKFLVIALKNSVEVYAWAPKPYHKFMAFKSFADLPHRPLLVDLTVEEGQRLKVIYGSSAGFHAVDVDSGNSYDIYIPVHIQSQITPHAIIFLPNTDGMEMLLCYEDEGVYVNTYGRIIKDVVLQWGEMPTSVAYICSNQIMGWGEKAIEIRSVETGHLDGVFMHKRAQRLKFLCERNDKVFFASVRSGGSSQVYFMTLNRNCIMNW; translated from the exons GACCCTGCTGGAATCTTTGAACTGGTGGAGGTGGTCGGCAATGGAACCTACGGACAGGTGTACAAG GGTCGGCATGTCAAGACTGGGCAGCTGGCTGCCATCAAGGTCATGGATGTCACGGAG gatgaggaggaggagatcaAACAGGAGATCAACATGTTGAAAAAATATTCTCACCACCGCAACATTGCCACCTACTATGGGGCTTTTATCAAGAAGAGCCCCCCTGGAAACGACGACCAGCTCTGG CTGGTGATGGAGTTCTGTGGTGCTGGCTCTGTGACGGACCTGGTAAAGAACACCAAAGGAAACGCCCTGAAGGAGGACTGCATCGCCTACATCTGCAGGGAGATTCTCCGG GGTCTGGCCCACCTCCACGCCCACAAGGTGATCCACCGAGACATCAAGGGGCAGAACGTCCTGCTGACAGAGAATGCTGAGGTCAAGCTAG TGGATTTTGGGGTGAGTGCTCAGCTGGACCGCACCGTGGGCAGGCGGAACACTTTCATTGGGACCCCCTACTGGATGGCCCCGGAGGTCATCGCCTGTGATGAGAACCCCGATGCCACCTACGATTACAGG AGTGACATTTGGTCCCTAGGAATCACAGCCATCGAGATGGCAGAGGGAGCCCCCC CTCTGTGTGACATGCACCCTATGCGAGCCCTCTTCCTCATCCCTCGGAACCCACCACCCAGACTCAAGTCTAAGAAATG GTCTAAGAAGTTCATCGACTTCATTGACACATGTCTCATCAAGACATACCTGAGCCGCCCACCGACAGAGCAGCTGCTGAAGTTCCCCTTCATCCGCGACCAGCCCACGGAGCGGCAGGTCCGCATCCAGCTCAAGGACCACATCGACCGATCCCGGAAGAAACGAGGCGAGAAGG AGGAGACAGAATACGAGTACAGCGGCAGCGAAGAGGAAGATGACAGCcatggagaggaaggagagccAAG CTCCATCATGAACGTGCCCGGGGAGTCGACCCTGCGCAGGGAATTTCTCCGGCTCCAGCAGGAGAATAAGAGCAATTCAGAGGCtctaaagcagcagcagcagcagcagctgcagcagcagcaacagcgaGACCCCGAGGCGCACATCAAACACCTCCTGCACCAGCGGCAGCGCCGCATCGAGGAGCAGAAGGAGGAGCGGCGGCGCGTCGAGGAG CAACAGCGGCGGGAGCGGGAGCAGCGGAAGCTGCAGGAGAAGGAGCAGCAGCGGCGGCTGGAGGACATGCAGGCCCTGCGGCGTGAGGAGGAGCGGCGGCAGGCCGAGCGGGAGCAG GAATATATCCGTCACAGGCTAGAGGAGGAGCAGCGACAGCTCGAGATCCTTCAGCAACAGCTGCTCCAGGAACAGGCCCTACTGCTG GAATACAAGCGGAAGCAGCTGGAAGAGCAGCGGCAGTCAGAGCGTCTCCAGAGGCAGCTGCAGCAGGAGCATGCCTACCTCAAGtccctgcagcagcagcagcagcagcagcaacttcagaagcagcagcagcagcagcagcagcaaatccTGCCCGGGGACAGGAAGCCCCTGTATCATTATGGTCGGGGCATTAACCCCGCTGACAAACCAGCCTGGGCCCGAGAG GTAGAAGAGAGGACGAGGATGAACAAACAGCAGAACTCTCCCTTGGCCAAGACCAAGCCAAGCAGCACAGGGCCTGAGCCCCCTGTCCCCCAGGCCTCCCCTGGGCCCCCAGGACCCCTGTCCCAAACTCCTCCTATGCAGAGGCCGGTGGAGCCCCAGGAGGGACCACACAAG AGCCTGGTGGCACACCGGGTCCCACTGAAGCCATATGCAGCGCCTGTACCCCGATCCCAGTCCCTGCAGGACCAGCCCACCAGAAACCTGGCTGCCTTCCCAGCCTCTCACGACCCCGACCCTGCTGTCCCCACACCCACCGCCACGCCCAGCGCCCGAGGAGCTGTCATCCGCCAGAATTCAGACCCCACCTCCGAAGGGCCTGGCCCCAGCCCGAACCCCCCAGCCTGGGTCCGGCCAGATAATGAGGCCCCACCCAAG gTGCCTCAGAGGACCTCATCTATTGCCACTGCCCTTAACACCAGTGGGGCCGGAGGGTCCCGGCCAGCTCAGGCTGTCCGTGCCAG ACCTCGCAGCAACTCCGCCTGGCAAATCTATCTGCAAAGGCGGGCAGAGCGGGGAACCCCCAAGCCTCCAGGGCCCCCTGCTCAGCCCCCTGGCCCGCCCAACGCCTGTAG TAACCCCGACCTCAGGAGGAGTGACCCTGGCTGGGAGCGATCAGACAGTGTCCTCCCAGCCTCTCATGGGCACCTCCCCCAGGCTGGTTCACTGGAGCGGAACCGTGTGGGAG CTTCCTCCAAACTGGACAGCTCCCCAGTGCTCTCCCCTGGGAACAAAGCCAAGCCTGATGACCACCGCTCACGGCCAGGCCGGCCTGCA AGCTATAAGCGAGCCATTGGTGAG GATTTTGTGTTGCTGAAAGAGCGGACCATGGACGAGGCCCCCCGGCCTCCCAAGAAGGCCATGGACTACTCTTCATCCAGTGAGGAAGTGGAGAGCAgtgaggacgaggaggaggaaaGCAACGGCGAACCATCAGAGGGGAGCAGAGATACCCCTGGGGCCCG CGATGGAGACACAGACAGCGTCAGCACCATGGTGGTCCACGACGTGGAGGAGATAGCCGGGACCCAGACCCCCTATGGGGGCGGGACTATGGTGGTCCAGCGT ACTCCTGAAGAGGAGCGAAGCCTGCTGCACGCCGACAGCAACGGTTACACAAACCTGCCGGATGTGGTCCAGCCCAGCCACTCACCCACCGAGAGCAGCAGAGGTCAAAGCCCCCCCTCAAAGGAGGGAGGCGGCGAC TACCAGTCTCGAGGGCTTGTAAAGGCCCCTGGCAAGAGCTCCTTCACGATGTTTGTGGACCTAGGGATCTACCAGCCTGGAGGCAGTGGGGACACCATCCCTATCACAG CCCTAGTGGGTGGAGAGGGCAGTCGGCTCGATCAGCTACAATATGATGTGCGGAAAGGCTCTGTGGTCAACGTGAACCCCACCAATACCCGGGCCCACAGTGAAACCCCCGAGATTCGGAAGTACAAGAAGCGCTTCAATTCCGAGATCCTCTGTGCAGCCCTTTGGG GGGTCAACCTGCTGGTGGGCACCGAGAACGGGCTGATGTTGCTGGACCGAAGTGGGCAGGGCAAGGTGTATGGACTCATCGGGCGGCGACGCTTCCAGCAAATGGATGTGCTGGAAGGACTCAACTTGCTCATCACCATCTCAG ggaaaaggaacaaactgcGGGTGTATTACCTGTCCTGGCTCCGGAACAAGATTCTGCACAATGACCCAGAAGTGGAGAAGAAGCAGGGCTGGACCACCGTGGGGGACATGGAGGGCTGCGGGCACTACCGCGTTG TGAAATATGAACGCATTAAGTTCCTGGTCATCGCCCTGAAGAACTCCGTGGAGGTGTATGCCTGGGCCCCCAAACCCTACCACAAATTCATGGCCTTCAAG tCCTTCGCTGACCTCCCTCACCGCCCTCTGCTGGTTGACTTGACCGTAGAGGAGGGACAGCGGCTCAAGGTCATCTATGGCTCCAGTGCTGGCTTCCATGCTGTGGATGTTGACTCGGGGAACAGCTATGACATCTACATCCCTGTGCAT ATCCAGAGCCAGATCACACCCCATGCCATCATCTTCCTCCCCAACACCGATGGCATGGAGATGCTACTGTGCTATGAGGACGAGGGCGTCTACGTCAACACATATGGGCGGATCATTAAGGATGTGGTGCTGCAGTGGGGGGAGATGCCCACTTCTGTGG CCTACATCTGCTCCAACCAGATAATGGGCTGGGGTGAGAAAGCCATTGAGATCCGCTCCGTGGAGACGGGCCACCTGGATGGGGTCTTCATGCACAAACGAGCCCAGAGGCTCAAGTTCCTGTGTGAGCGGAATGACAAG GTGTTTTTTGCCTCAGTCCGCTCCGGGGGCAGCAGCCAAGTTTACTTCATGACTCTGAACCGTAACTGCATCATGAACTGGTGA